The window GAAGAGATGCTGACCGTCTTCGCCCCGCTGCGCGACATGGAGGCCGAGATGCGCCGCATGGAGGCGACCATGGCCGATGCCGGCGACGAACAACTGGCCGCCTATAGCCGGTTGCAAATCGAGTACGAAGTGGCCGGCGGCTACGACTACGACACGCGCATCCGCATGGTGCTGACCGGCCTCGGTTTCGCGCCGGAGGCCTGGGGCCGGCCGCTGGGCCAGTTGAGCGGCGGCCAGAAGACGCGCGTGCTGCTCGGCCGCCTGTTGCTGGAACGGCCCGACCTGCTCATCCTCGATGAGCCGACCAACCACCTCGACGTGGCGGCCATCGAGTGGCTGGAGAACACGCTCAACACCTGGCCCGGCGCGGTGCTGGTGGTCAGCCACGACCGCTTCTTCCTGGATCGGGTCGCCAACACCATCTGGGAGATGAGCACGGCCGGTGTTGAGACCTATCGCGGCAACTACAGCGCCTATCTGACCCAGCGGCAGGAACGTTGGGAGCGGCTGCAACGGGATTACGAGGCCTTCCAGGAGCGCGTCGCCAAGGAGATGGATTTCATCCGCCGCAACATCGCCGGGCAGCGGACACAGATGGCCTGGGGCAAGCTGTCGCGCCTGAGCCGCGAGGTAGAGGCGGTGCGCGTCGGCGGGCTGGCGGCCATCGGCGATCTGGAGAGCAAGGGCTGGAGCCGCATCACCGCCGAGCTGGATCTGCGCCGCCCGGCGGCCACGCTGGGCGAGCTACAGGCGGCCATCGGCGCGCTGCCCGCGCCCACCCGCCCGCCGGTGCTCAATATGCGCCTCAACGCCGCCTATCGCAGCGGCAATATCGTCCTGCGCGCCACCGATCTGGTCGTCGGCTATCCGGAGCGGCCGTTGTTCACCGTCGATAGCCTGGTGCTCCACCGGCTGGAGACGGCGGCCCTCATCGGCCCCAACGGCACCGGCAAGACGACGTTCCTGAAGGTCATCCTCGGCCGGCTGGAGCCGCTGGACGGCCATCTGACGCTGGGGGCCAGCCTGAAGGTCGGCTACTTCGCCCAGGCCCAGGAGGCGCTCGACCCGGCGGCGACCGTGCTCGACGAACTGCTGCGCCACAAGGAGATGACCATCAGCGAGGCGCGCAACTATCTGGCCCGCTACCTGTTTCGCGGCGATGACGTGTTTAGCCAGGTGGGCACACTGAGCGGCGGCGAGCGGGCGCGGCTGGCGCTGGCGATCCTGGTGCTGGAGGAGGCCAACTTCCTGCTGCTCGACGAGCCGACCAACCACCTCGACATCCCGTCGCAGGAGGTGTTGCAGTCGGCGCTGGAGTCGTTCGAGGGCACGATCCTGCTGGTGACCCACGACCGCTATCTGGTCGATCGGCTGGCCAGCCAGCTATGGGAGTTGCGCCAGGACGATGGCCTGTTGCGGCTGGAGATTTTCAACGGGCCGTACCGGGAATACCTGGCGGCGCGGGCGGCCCGGCCGGAGCCGGTGGTCGTCGAGCAGCCGGCGGCCGCGGCGGCCAATGGCGACGGCGGCGGCGGGGCGGCGCGGCTGAGCAAGAACGAGCAACGCCGCCGGGCCGAGGCCGTGGCGGCACTGGAAGCCGGCATCACGGCCACCGAGGCGGCGCTGGCCGATCTGGGGGAGGCGCTGCAAACGGCCGCCGCCGGGCAGGATTTCGCCGCGTTGCAGCGGCTGACGGCCGACTACGCCACGACCGAACAAAGATTAGAGCAACTGTTCAAAGAATGGGAGGCGCTGACGCATGAGCCGGCCAACGATCATCGGCCTGACGGGTAACATCGCCACGGGCAAATCGGCGGTCATGCGGCTGGCCGCCGAGCGTGGCGCGCTGACCATCGACGCCGACCGCGTGGTGCACGAACTGCTGGACGGCGACCCGGCCATCCAGGCCGCCGTGGCCGAGGCGTTCGGGCCGGAGGTGCGGCGGGCCGACGGCCGCATCGACCGCGCCGTGCTGGGCGGCCTCGTCTTTGGCGACGCGGAACGCCTGCGCCAACTGGAAGCGTTGCTGCACCCGGCGGTGCGGGCGGAGATCGGCCGGCGGGTGGCCGCGGCCGGCGACCGGGTGGTGATGATCGAGGCCATCAAGCTGCTGGAAGGGCCATTGGCCGCCGCCTGCGACGCCATCTGGGTGACGGCCTGCGCCCCAGCGACGCAGATGGCTCGGCTGCGCGTCTGCCGGGGGATGGACGAGGCCGCGGCGCTGGCCCGCGTGGCGGCCCAGGCCCCGCAAGAAGAGAAGATCGCCCGCGCCAACGTGGTCATCCGCACCGACGGCCTGCTGCGCGAGACGGAAGCGCAGTTTGACGCCGCGTGGCGGCAAATTTAGGTTCTAGGTTCTAGGTGCTAGGTTCTAGGGAAGAGCGCTCTTCCCTAGAACCTAGCACCTAGAACCTAAAACCTCTCCTTAGCGTTTGCCGAAAGCGCTGTTTGCTCTGGGCAATCGGCGCGGAACTCGCTATAGTTAGCCCTCATGCAAGCGATTAAACAGTGGATTCTTCGCCATCCGAATTTGTCGGCCTGGATCGCCCTCGCCGTGGGCATGAACGCCATCCTGCTGTTCGAGGCCCGCGACGTGGGGCTGCTGCCGCTGCAATGGTTCTGGCTGCTGCTCATCACCACGCTGGTGGCGGGAGCCTGCATCTGGATCGTCAGTTGGGGCGAGGACGACGAAACGGCCGACCCGGTGACGGAGATGCCGTCGGACGATCCGGTTGAGCGCACCTGAGCCGGGCCGAACGACGATGGCTGAATTCCAACCGGCGCCGCCAGAGACCTACGCCCACATCGACGCGCTGCGGCGCGAGATCGCCGATCTCTTCATCGTCTTCGACACCACCCTCGATTATCCGGAAAAAGGGTATTTGCGCTTTCGCGGCCGTTTCCTGCGCCCGCCGGCCGAAAGCTTCGACACCTTGCGCCGCCGCTTCGAGGCCCACGGCTACACGCCGTCGGTGACCGAGGAGGGCGAGACGGTATCGCTGATCGCCCTGCCCGTCGTCTTCACTCCTACCAATTCGCGCTGGGTCATCAATCTCGTCCTCTACATCGCCACCATCCTGTCCACCCTGTTCGTGGGCGCGGTCTACGAGACGGGCGACCTGGCCTTTGCCCTGCGCCATTTGTGGCTGGGCTTTCCGTTCTCGTTCGGCGTGCTGCTCATCCTGACCGCCCACGAGTTCGGCCACTACTTCGCCGCCCGCCACCACCGCGTGCCGGTGACGCTGCCCTACTTCATCCCCATGCCCATCTCGCTCTTCGGCACGTTTGGCGCGTTCATCCGCCTGCAAGGGCCGATGAACAACCGGCGGGCGTTGTTCGACATCGGCGCGGCCGGGCCGCTGGCCGGGCTGGTGTTCGCCGTGCCCATTTTGCTCTACGGGCTGGCGACGTCGGACATCGGCCCCATCCCGCCCAACTCCAGTTTCGAGGGCAACTCGCTGCTCTATCTGCTGGCCAAGCTGACCGTGTTCGGCCGGATATTACCCGGCGGCGGCATCGACGTCTTTATGAACCAGGCCGCGCTGGCCGGCTGGGTGGGCTTGTTCGTCACCGGGCTAAACCTGCTGCCGGTGGGCCAGCTTGACGGCGGCCACGTGGCCTACGCCCTGTTCGGCAAGCGGGCGCGCTGGTTCTACTGGCCGGTCATCCTGGGGCTGGGGGCCATCACCCTCTACTCCTATCTGCGGGGCATCTTCGTGCCCACGTGGTTGCTGTGGATGTTCCTGATCGGCTTCCTGGGGCGCGTCCACGCCCGGCCGCTGGAAGACGTGACCGAACTCGACCCGCGGCGGCGGGCGCTGGCCTTTTTCACGCTGGCGGTGTTCTTTCTGGTATTCGTGCCGCTGCCCTTTGCCGGGGCGGGCTAGGGTTGGCAGACGGCGACAAAGCCGATATAATTCACGGTCAGATCGGCGCTATAGCTCAGTGGTAGAGCGGGGGACTCATAAGCCCTAGGTCGATGGTTCAAATCCATCTGGCGCCACTGATTAGATGTGTAGTGGTTTGTCCTATTCGTATGGGAAGTCCGTCAACTGAATAGCCGTTACCGGTGTAGCCGGCATGGGCCGGCCGATGGGTTCGACTCCCGTCGACGGATTGGCCGCCTGCGGTTGAATGCTTGGCTCTCGCTTCGTATTCGGCTGTAAAGGTGCGTCATTTAGGCAGGGGCGTTTGGTTTGCGGCTGGGCGCTCCTGCCGTATTTCTCTTATCAAGTCGGCGTCGTCGGCCGCCGAGGCCGCGGGGTCATTCGGACCGGTCGTTGCGCAAATGTTTATCAGCTAAGTCCTGCTCCGTCTCGACCTTTTCGACATGCTTTTCCATCGCATATTCGACTTCGGCGCTGAAGTTTCGCTTGCTGACTCCCATAGCACGACGAATCCGGTGGTAGAGGCTGCTAGGCAAGGTGATGGTTGTTCGCACCTTACCTTCCTCTTCCTGGACAGACGTTTTCATCCGGTTACCTCCCAGTCACTACCTTATGATAGTGTATGCTCAAGGTCATCATTAGTCAAGTGTCTGGGAGATCAGAAGTTCCAGTCCATTAGTATATTCCAGAATCGAACGGTTGTGCTATACTGGTTTTGGTTCTCTGTTCTTTCGGTTTTGCGGCGGACGGCTGGGTGATACAAGTCACCTGGCCGTTTGCGTTTTCTAGGTCAGGAGGTGGGCATGGCAGCAGGTAGAGGTGGGAGATGGTTCGTGGTGGGATTGATGATTGTGCTGCTTGGTGGCGGCCGGTTGATCTGGGCGATGAGTCAGGAGGGGGTGGGGGCGTTTTTGCCGGTGGTGATGGGGGAGCGGGAGGGGCCGCCGGCGGCAACGGCGACGGCCACTGTGACGCCGACCGCGACGGGGACGCCGACTTTGACGCAGTCGCCGACAGGGACGCTTACGATGACGGCGACGCCAACCAAGACCGCTAC is drawn from Candidatus Promineifilum breve and contains these coding sequences:
- the abc-f gene encoding ribosomal protection-like ABC-F family protein; this translates as MAVLTATNVGQSFGEYDVFGGVNVSIPRDGKIGLVGPNGVGKTTLLLILAGRAQPSSGQVYTARGTRLGYLSQESSDAFIGHADHSVYEEMLTVFAPLRDMEAEMRRMEATMADAGDEQLAAYSRLQIEYEVAGGYDYDTRIRMVLTGLGFAPEAWGRPLGQLSGGQKTRVLLGRLLLERPDLLILDEPTNHLDVAAIEWLENTLNTWPGAVLVVSHDRFFLDRVANTIWEMSTAGVETYRGNYSAYLTQRQERWERLQRDYEAFQERVAKEMDFIRRNIAGQRTQMAWGKLSRLSREVEAVRVGGLAAIGDLESKGWSRITAELDLRRPAATLGELQAAIGALPAPTRPPVLNMRLNAAYRSGNIVLRATDLVVGYPERPLFTVDSLVLHRLETAALIGPNGTGKTTFLKVILGRLEPLDGHLTLGASLKVGYFAQAQEALDPAATVLDELLRHKEMTISEARNYLARYLFRGDDVFSQVGTLSGGERARLALAILVLEEANFLLLDEPTNHLDIPSQEVLQSALESFEGTILLVTHDRYLVDRLASQLWELRQDDGLLRLEIFNGPYREYLAARAARPEPVVVEQPAAAAANGDGGGGAARLSKNEQRRRAEAVAALEAGITATEAALADLGEALQTAAAGQDFAALQRLTADYATTEQRLEQLFKEWEALTHEPANDHRPDG
- the coaE gene encoding dephospho-CoA kinase (Dephospho-CoA kinase (CoaE) performs the final step in coenzyme A biosynthesis.); translation: MSRPTIIGLTGNIATGKSAVMRLAAERGALTIDADRVVHELLDGDPAIQAAVAEAFGPEVRRADGRIDRAVLGGLVFGDAERLRQLEALLHPAVRAEIGRRVAAAGDRVVMIEAIKLLEGPLAAACDAIWVTACAPATQMARLRVCRGMDEAAALARVAAQAPQEEKIARANVVIRTDGLLRETEAQFDAAWRQI
- a CDS encoding site-2 protease family protein, with amino-acid sequence MAEFQPAPPETYAHIDALRREIADLFIVFDTTLDYPEKGYLRFRGRFLRPPAESFDTLRRRFEAHGYTPSVTEEGETVSLIALPVVFTPTNSRWVINLVLYIATILSTLFVGAVYETGDLAFALRHLWLGFPFSFGVLLILTAHEFGHYFAARHHRVPVTLPYFIPMPISLFGTFGAFIRLQGPMNNRRALFDIGAAGPLAGLVFAVPILLYGLATSDIGPIPPNSSFEGNSLLYLLAKLTVFGRILPGGGIDVFMNQAALAGWVGLFVTGLNLLPVGQLDGGHVAYALFGKRARWFYWPVILGLGAITLYSYLRGIFVPTWLLWMFLIGFLGRVHARPLEDVTELDPRRRALAFFTLAVFFLVFVPLPFAGAG